From Vanessa cardui chromosome 11, ilVanCard2.1, whole genome shotgun sequence, the proteins below share one genomic window:
- the LOC124533747 gene encoding NADH dehydrogenase [ubiquinone] 1 beta subcomplex subunit 11, mitochondrial, which yields MAALIKLRHMPVVQRSVWNYFTKTSRNISTSKKNSDTATTACDSKASEDKNWVSYGFDYNSKEEDTNAHHATYFFSVTLCLVFGGFAWAYAPDVHMRDWSQREAYLELHRREKAGLPPIDPNFINPKNIKLPSEEDLCDVEIII from the coding sequence atggctGCTTTAATAAAACTTCGTCACATGCCTGTTGTACAGAGATCTGTTTGGAATTACTTCACGAAAACTAGTCGCAACATTTCCACTTCAAAGAAGAATAGTGATACGGCTACTACAGCTTGTGATTCCAAAGCATCAGAAGATAAAAATTGGGTTAGCTACGGTTTCGATTATAATAGCAAGGAGGAAGATACAAACGCGCACCATGCAACCTATTTCTTTTCAGTGACGTTATGTCTTGTCTTTGGAGGATTCGCATGGGCTTATGCTCCTGATGTGCACATGAGGGATTGGTCTCAAAGAGAAGCTTATTTAGAACTGCACCGCCGAGAAAAAGCTGGTCTGCCCCCGATTGATCCCAATTTTATTAATCCAAAGAACATCAAATTACCATCTGAAGAAGATCTATGTGATGTTGaaattattatctaa
- the LOC124533746 gene encoding uncharacterized protein LOC124533746: MSLSIKTEIKIDVEPCVVAWSNKLFVGADNGTILTFDANLTPGASWAAHEVQLFALAANEDKVYSSSNDGGLKVWTSDGAKTMEFPASEGDIGSICVNGKHVYAGDELGNIYVFEENAFKAKYNVLEEVKDIAISPPYMFTARDLYVTVTEIRPDESKERFITQHVMEGRAPLRIDGAYLVVVGRGGNNIQLHNVSLDNKFKKLHEVKVSDMILTSLSVSNGFAWTGGWDGCVRRWKISEDKLEPAGDINVGACINALVAPAGDNAYALITGGRIVNIKAA; this comes from the exons ATGTCTTTGAGTATtaaaacagaaattaaaattgatgtgGAACCTTGCGTAGTGGCATGGAGTAATAAATTGTTTGTCGGTGCGGATAATGGCACAATTTTA accTTTGATGCTAATCTCACACCAGGGGCGTCATGGGCGGCTCACGAAGTACAGTTGTTTGCTTTAGCGGCAAATGAAGATAAAGTTTATTCGAGTTCTAATGACGGAGGGTTAAAAGTTTGGACTTCTGATGGTGCCAAAACAATGGAGTTCCCAGCATCTGAGGGGGATATAGGTTCAATATGTGTGAATGGCAAACATGTGTACGCTGGTGATGAATTAGGGAAC ATATATGTTTTTGAAGAAAACGCCTTTAAAGCTAAATATAACGTCCTAGAGGAAGTGAAGGACATAGCGATAAGTCCACCGTACATGTTTACTGCACGAGACCTTTACGTAACTGTAACAGAAATTAGACCTG ACGAATCCAAAGAACGTTTTATAACGCAACACGTCATGGAAGGACGAGCTCCTTTGAGGATAGATGGGGCGTACCTAGTGGTCGTGGGTCGTGGCGGCAATAACATTCAACTGCACAATGTCTCGCTTgacaacaaatttaaaaagttacacGAAGTTAAg GTCAGTGACATGATATTGACTAGCTTGTCAGTGAGTAATGGTTTCGCATGGACGGGCGGGTGGGATGGTTGTGTGAGGCGATGGAAAATCTCAGAAGACAAATTGGAACCTGCCGGAGATATAAATGTAGGTGCATGTATTAACGCTCTTGTCGCACCCGCGGGAGACAATGCCTACGCGCTTATAACAGGCGGTCGAATCGTTAATATAAAAGCAGCATAA